The Acidobacteriota bacterium genome has a segment encoding these proteins:
- the hypD gene encoding trans-4-hydroxy-L-proline dehydratase, with amino-acid sequence MNERIQKLRQQTLEAKPTVSAERARLLTEFYKRPETRGLSAPLRHALAFKHILENKAIVFNDGELIVGERGPAPKATPTYPEVCIHSLQDLVTLNDRKKTAFASDEETRRVYADEIIPFWKGRSQRERIFAAMTPEWIAAYEAGIFTEFMEQRAPGHTAGDGKIFRKGMNDFKEDIASALAGLDFLNDPDAYDKQEELRAMAVTCDALIAFARRHADKARELAKLERDGVRRGELERIAEICGRVPAEAPRDFWEALQTYWFVHLGVITEYNTWDSFNPGRLDQHLWPFYEKGLADGTLTNESARELLEALWVKFNNQPAPPKVGVTAEESGTYTDFALINLGGLKQDGTDAVNDLSYLILDVIEEMRILQPSSMVQISAKGPDAFLLRALRIVRTGFGQPSIFNTDAIVQELVREGKSVADARDGGCSGCVEAGAFGKEAYILTGYFNLPKVFEITLNDGVDPRTGKRIGLATGDPASFETFDELFEAYRRQVRHFVEIKIRGSNVIEKLCAEHLPAPFLSVLVDDCVRNGRDYHAGGARYNSNYLQGVGLGSITDILSAVRYNVYDHRRFTMDELTAALRDNFAGHDGLRRLVLDRTPKFGNDDDYADSLMKRVFEAYFEAVDGRPTPRGGTYRINLLPTTCHIYFGRMTGATADGRLAGEPVSEGVSPVQGADRKGPTAVIKSLGKLDHVRTGGTLLNQKFTPQLLADDAGLRALKDLVRAYFRLMGHHIQFNVVTAELLRAAQAHPEKYRDLIVRVAGYSDYFVDCGAELQDEIIRRTEHQEF; translated from the coding sequence ATGAACGAACGCATCCAGAAGCTCAGGCAGCAGACGCTCGAGGCCAAGCCGACGGTCAGCGCCGAGCGGGCCCGGCTGCTGACCGAATTCTACAAACGGCCGGAGACGCGCGGCCTGTCGGCGCCGCTGCGGCACGCCCTGGCCTTCAAGCACATCCTGGAAAACAAGGCCATCGTCTTCAATGACGGCGAGCTCATCGTCGGGGAGCGGGGCCCGGCCCCCAAGGCGACCCCGACCTATCCCGAGGTCTGCATCCACTCCCTCCAGGACCTCGTCACCCTGAACGACCGGAAGAAGACCGCCTTCGCCTCCGACGAGGAGACCCGCCGGGTCTACGCCGACGAGATCATCCCGTTCTGGAAGGGCCGGTCCCAGCGCGAGCGCATCTTCGCGGCCATGACGCCCGAATGGATCGCGGCCTACGAGGCCGGGATCTTCACCGAGTTCATGGAGCAGCGGGCCCCCGGGCACACCGCCGGCGACGGCAAGATTTTCCGGAAGGGCATGAACGACTTCAAGGAGGACATCGCCTCCGCCCTGGCCGGGCTCGATTTCCTCAACGACCCGGACGCCTACGACAAGCAGGAGGAGCTCAGGGCCATGGCCGTGACCTGCGACGCCCTGATCGCCTTCGCCCGGCGCCACGCGGACAAGGCCCGCGAGCTGGCGAAGCTGGAACGGGACGGCGTCCGCCGGGGCGAGCTCGAGCGCATCGCCGAGATCTGCGGCCGCGTCCCGGCCGAGGCGCCGCGCGATTTCTGGGAAGCTCTCCAGACGTACTGGTTCGTCCACCTGGGCGTCATCACCGAGTACAACACCTGGGACTCGTTCAACCCCGGCCGTCTCGATCAGCACCTCTGGCCGTTCTACGAGAAGGGCCTGGCCGACGGCACGCTGACGAACGAGAGCGCCCGGGAGCTCCTCGAGGCCCTCTGGGTCAAGTTCAACAACCAGCCCGCCCCGCCCAAGGTCGGGGTCACGGCCGAGGAGAGCGGGACGTACACCGATTTCGCCCTGATCAACCTCGGCGGCCTGAAGCAGGACGGGACGGACGCCGTCAACGATCTCAGCTACCTCATCCTCGACGTCATCGAGGAGATGCGCATCCTTCAGCCCAGCTCGATGGTCCAGATCAGCGCCAAGGGGCCGGACGCGTTCCTGCTGCGGGCCCTCAGGATCGTCAGGACCGGCTTCGGCCAGCCCTCGATTTTCAACACGGACGCCATCGTCCAGGAGCTCGTCCGCGAGGGCAAGAGCGTCGCCGACGCCCGCGACGGCGGCTGCAGCGGCTGCGTCGAGGCCGGGGCGTTCGGCAAGGAAGCCTACATCCTGACCGGCTATTTCAACCTGCCCAAGGTCTTCGAGATCACGCTCAACGACGGCGTCGACCCGCGGACGGGCAAGAGGATCGGGCTGGCGACGGGCGATCCGGCCTCGTTCGAGACCTTCGACGAGCTCTTCGAGGCCTACCGCCGGCAGGTCCGCCATTTCGTCGAGATCAAGATCCGGGGCAGCAACGTCATCGAGAAGCTCTGCGCCGAGCATCTCCCGGCGCCGTTCCTGTCGGTCCTCGTCGACGACTGCGTCCGGAACGGCCGGGACTACCACGCCGGCGGGGCCCGCTACAACTCGAACTACCTCCAGGGCGTCGGCCTGGGCTCGATCACCGACATCCTCAGCGCCGTCCGCTACAACGTCTACGACCACCGCCGCTTCACGATGGACGAGCTCACGGCCGCGCTCCGGGACAATTTCGCCGGGCACGACGGGCTGCGCCGGCTCGTTCTCGACCGGACGCCCAAGTTCGGCAACGACGACGACTACGCCGACAGCCTGATGAAGCGGGTCTTCGAGGCCTATTTCGAGGCCGTCGACGGCCGGCCGACGCCGCGCGGCGGGACATACCGGATCAACCTCCTGCCCACGACCTGCCATATCTACTTCGGCAGGATGACCGGGGCCACGGCCGACGGCCGGCTGGCCGGCGAGCCCGTCTCGGAAGGCGTTTCCCCGGTCCAGGGCGCCGACCGCAAGGGCCCGACGGCGGTCATCAAGTCGCTCGGCAAGCTCGACCACGTCCGCACGGGCGGCACGCTGCTCAACCAGAAGTTCACGCCCCAGCTGCTGGCCGACGACGCGGGGCTGCGGGCGCTCAAGGACCTGGTGCGCGCCTACTTCCGCCTGATGGGGCAC
- a CDS encoding aldose epimerase family protein, producing MRASMRRAIPAALALVLALSGPACKQEPTAPAGGAAPAADPVGQGDATMKTKREHFGKLADGTPVEIFTLTNAHGLRARIMTYGAILVSLEIPDRNGVLADVNLGFDNLQGYLGAHPYFGAIIGRYGNRIAGARFTLDGVEYRLPANDSGNTLHGGIRGFDKVVWKGEAVKGERGTGVKLSYLSKDGEEGFPGDLAVTVIYTLTDADELEIRYEATTDRKTPVNLTNHAYWNLKGEGRGDILGHVLQLEADKITAVDSPKTLIPTGEIVPVAGTPFDFTAPHAIGERIARVEGGGYDHNFVLRSGGGTLALAAHVEEPESGRILEIWTDQPGIQLYTGNFLDGSVIGKGGHAYGKHYAFCLETQHFPDSPNHPNFPSTILEPGQTYRTVTVHKLSVGVPVRK from the coding sequence ATGAGAGCGTCGATGAGACGGGCCATCCCCGCGGCCCTGGCCCTCGTCCTGGCCCTGTCCGGTCCGGCCTGCAAGCAGGAGCCCACGGCTCCGGCCGGCGGGGCGGCTCCGGCGGCGGATCCCGTTGGACAAGGAGATGCGACCATGAAGACCAAACGAGAACATTTCGGGAAGCTGGCCGACGGCACGCCGGTCGAGATCTTCACCCTGACGAACGCGCACGGGCTCCGGGCCCGGATCATGACCTACGGGGCCATCCTCGTCTCGCTCGAGATCCCCGACCGGAACGGCGTCCTGGCCGACGTCAACCTGGGGTTCGACAACCTGCAGGGGTATCTCGGCGCCCACCCGTATTTCGGGGCGATCATCGGCCGCTACGGCAACCGCATCGCCGGGGCCCGGTTCACGCTGGACGGAGTCGAGTACCGGCTACCCGCCAACGACAGCGGCAACACCCTCCATGGCGGGATCAGGGGCTTCGACAAGGTCGTCTGGAAGGGCGAGGCGGTCAAGGGCGAGCGCGGCACGGGCGTCAAGCTCTCCTATCTGAGCAAGGACGGGGAGGAAGGTTTCCCCGGCGATCTCGCGGTCACGGTCATCTACACGCTGACGGATGCGGACGAGCTCGAGATCCGCTACGAGGCGACGACCGACAGGAAAACGCCGGTCAACCTGACCAACCATGCCTACTGGAACCTCAAGGGCGAGGGCCGCGGCGACATCCTGGGCCACGTGCTCCAGCTCGAGGCCGACAAGATCACGGCCGTGGATTCGCCTAAGACCCTCATCCCGACGGGCGAGATCGTCCCGGTAGCCGGGACGCCGTTCGATTTCACGGCCCCGCACGCCATCGGCGAGCGGATCGCCCGGGTCGAGGGCGGCGGCTACGACCACAACTTCGTGCTCCGGAGCGGCGGCGGGACGCTGGCCCTGGCGGCCCACGTCGAGGAGCCCGAGAGCGGCCGGATCCTGGAGATCTGGACCGACCAGCCGGGGATCCAGCTCTACACCGGCAATTTCCTGGACGGCTCGGTGATCGGCAAGGGCGGCCACGCCTACGGCAAGCACTACGCCTTCTGCCTCGAGACCCAGCATTTCCCCGACTCGCCGAACCACCCGAACTTCCCCTCGACCATCCTCGAGCCGGGGCAGACGTACCGGACCGTCACGGTCCACAAGCTCTCGGTGGGAGTCCCGGTCCGGAAATAG
- a CDS encoding VOC family protein, with protein MRFTFAHNNLNVLDLGESLAFYKEALGLQEVRRHEAGDGSFVLVYLGDGRSAHRLELTWLRDRKQPYDLGDNEIHLAFTVDDYPAALARHKEMGAVCFENPGIGIYFIEDPDGYWLEILPETR; from the coding sequence ATGCGATTCACCTTCGCCCACAACAACCTCAACGTCCTCGATCTCGGCGAAAGCCTGGCCTTCTACAAGGAGGCCCTCGGCCTCCAGGAGGTCCGCCGCCACGAGGCCGGGGACGGGAGTTTCGTCCTCGTCTATCTCGGCGACGGGCGCAGCGCCCACCGGCTCGAGCTGACCTGGCTCCGCGACCGGAAGCAGCCGTACGATCTGGGCGACAACGAGATCCACCTGGCCTTCACGGTCGACGACTATCCGGCCGCGCTGGCCAGGCACAAGGAGATGGGCGCCGTCTGCTTCGAGAACCCGGGGATTGGCATCTACTTCATCGAGGACCCGGACGGCTACTGGCTCGAGATCCTGCCGGAGACGCGCTGA
- a CDS encoding stage II sporulation protein M, translating into MDEEIRPRTEEPVPVPTNPGRPAGPVRRLYREEKEVWRRHYRRHFKCAARALGLGFVAGFVFFMLWPAEEKKALEFVVRSFKDIPLQASPLVLALTLFYHNTRASIVAVSAGIVPFLSLPILDPVINGGVLGLLCSFSRHQGLNVPRLVLTQILPHGIIELAAVLYATSVGLYLSAGMGRKARAAWRARKRARSEGEAAEPRPADAAGGAGPEPAAEEAAAGTGGAGLFRDVVRSFVLVVIPLLFVAAFIEGFITPLLR; encoded by the coding sequence ATGGACGAGGAGATCAGGCCGCGGACGGAGGAGCCGGTTCCCGTCCCGACGAACCCGGGGCGGCCGGCCGGGCCGGTCAGGCGCCTTTACCGGGAAGAGAAGGAGGTCTGGCGCCGGCATTACCGGCGGCATTTCAAGTGCGCCGCCCGGGCCCTCGGGCTTGGCTTCGTCGCCGGATTCGTTTTTTTCATGCTCTGGCCGGCCGAGGAAAAGAAGGCGCTCGAATTCGTCGTCCGTTCGTTCAAGGACATCCCGCTCCAGGCTTCGCCGCTCGTCCTCGCCCTGACGCTTTTCTATCACAATACCCGGGCCTCGATCGTCGCCGTCAGCGCCGGGATCGTCCCCTTCCTCTCCCTCCCCATCCTCGACCCGGTCATCAACGGAGGGGTCCTGGGATTGCTCTGTTCGTTCTCCCGGCACCAGGGCCTGAACGTGCCCCGGCTCGTCCTGACCCAGATCCTGCCGCACGGCATCATCGAGCTCGCGGCCGTCCTCTACGCGACGAGCGTCGGGCTCTACCTTTCGGCGGGCATGGGGCGGAAGGCGCGGGCCGCCTGGCGGGCCCGGAAGCGGGCCCGGTCGGAAGGCGAGGCCGCGGAGCCGCGGCCGGCGGATGCGGCGGGCGGAGCCGGCCCGGAGCCGGCGGCGGAAGAGGCGGCCGCGGGGACGGGGGGCGCCGGCCTTTTCCGCGACGTCGTCCGTTCGTTCGTCCTGGTCGTCATCCCGCTGCTCTTCGTCGCGGCCTTCATCGAAGGCTTCATCACGCCCCTTCTCAGATGA
- a CDS encoding serine/threonine-protein kinase, whose translation MVGTVLKHYRIETQLGKGGMGVVYRARDLRLDRPVALKMIPPGLVESPERRSRLLLEARSAAAVSHPAIAQVYDIDEVDGNLFIAMEYVDGRTVSRLIADGELDLMGAVEIALQVAEGLAKAHDAGILHRDIKSDNIMVTRDGHAKLLDFGLAKLVEPEPGEPVSPAELSRTLTRGRVQTIPGAVMGTLSYMSPEQARGKELDKRSDLFSLGIVLYEMVTSELPFKGETPLDTMHAIAYEEARPVTLVRRNLTPELHRIIFRCLRKNPEDRYPDAHALAADLRRLKHDLETGTAARLPAGDRLRNWAERWKASFPGGTTGMIVVLAGLALAALLVAFHFDLGGLIGPAVLLLFLYRYVRNRKKRQIAAFTRKVSKFPEVRLVAARGDRVTVVVDKAPAKVYIRITALVDDLNRSLFIGKDIQAEIRTDITNGEATSMLTQVGVLYAREEAAGGAGKPLSKA comes from the coding sequence ATGGTCGGCACGGTCCTCAAGCATTACCGGATCGAAACCCAGCTCGGCAAGGGCGGCATGGGCGTCGTCTACCGGGCCCGGGACCTCCGGCTGGACCGGCCGGTCGCCCTGAAGATGATCCCGCCGGGCCTGGTCGAGAGCCCGGAGCGGCGGAGCCGCCTGCTCCTCGAAGCCCGCTCGGCCGCCGCCGTTTCCCACCCGGCCATCGCCCAGGTCTACGACATCGACGAGGTCGACGGCAACCTCTTCATCGCCATGGAGTACGTCGACGGCCGGACGGTCAGCCGGCTCATCGCCGACGGCGAGCTCGACCTCATGGGCGCCGTCGAGATCGCCCTCCAGGTCGCCGAGGGCCTGGCCAAGGCCCACGACGCCGGCATCCTCCACCGCGACATCAAGTCCGACAACATCATGGTCACCAGGGACGGCCACGCCAAGCTCCTCGACTTCGGCTTGGCCAAGCTCGTCGAGCCCGAGCCCGGCGAGCCCGTCTCGCCCGCCGAGCTGTCCCGGACGCTGACCCGGGGCCGGGTCCAGACCATCCCCGGCGCGGTCATGGGCACGCTCAGCTACATGAGCCCCGAGCAGGCCCGCGGCAAGGAGCTCGACAAGCGCAGCGACCTCTTCTCCCTGGGCATCGTCCTGTACGAGATGGTCACGTCGGAGCTGCCGTTCAAGGGCGAGACGCCACTCGACACGATGCACGCCATCGCCTACGAGGAGGCCCGGCCGGTGACCCTGGTCCGGCGCAACCTGACCCCCGAGCTCCACCGCATCATCTTCCGCTGCCTGCGCAAGAACCCGGAAGACCGCTACCCGGACGCCCACGCCCTGGCCGCCGACCTGCGCCGCCTGAAGCACGACCTCGAGACCGGAACGGCCGCCCGGCTGCCGGCTGGCGACCGCCTGCGCAATTGGGCCGAGCGGTGGAAGGCCTCCTTCCCCGGCGGCACAACTGGGATGATCGTGGTGCTGGCCGGCCTCGCCCTGGCCGCCCTCCTGGTCGCCTTCCACTTCGACCTGGGCGGCCTGATCGGCCCGGCCGTCCTCCTCCTTTTCCTGTACCGCTACGTGCGCAACCGGAAGAAGAGGCAGATCGCGGCCTTCACCCGAAAAGTGTCGAAGTTCCCGGAGGTCCGCCTGGTCGCCGCCCGCGGCGATCGGGTGACCGTGGTCGTGGACAAGGCCCCGGCCAAGGTTTACATCCGCATCACCGCCCTGGTCGACGATCTCAACCGCAGCCTGTTCATCGGGAAGGACATCCAGGCCGAGATCCGGACGGACATCACGAACGGCGAGGCGACCTCCATGCTGACCCAGGTGGGCGTGCTCTACGCCCGCGAGGAGGCGGCCGGCGGCGCCGGGAAGCCGCTGTCGAAGGCCTAG
- a CDS encoding glycyl-radical enzyme activating protein, with protein sequence MAQNDTDMKGRVFDIRRYSIHDGPGIRTTVFLKGCGLHCLWCHNPESIDPGPELMHWPARCVRCYSCLRACPAGAVSKDAAGAVVIDRSRCDACGRCAEACLYDAMQIVGRGMSVGEVMAEVEKDRIFFEQSGGGVTLSGGDPLVQAGFAGAILDACREHGYHTALDTAGLAPAAPFERLVRRADLVLYDLKAVDEALHREYAGVSNAVILDNLRRLAAAGPEVWIRIPLIAGVNDGEDNIRRTIDLVRSLGTIRRIALLPYHAGGLDKAGRIGQASHFRKFEAPSEERLAAIEAAFRGAGFDVRRGG encoded by the coding sequence ATGGCGCAAAACGACACGGACATGAAGGGCCGCGTTTTCGACATCAGGCGCTACTCGATCCATGACGGACCGGGGATCCGCACGACCGTCTTCCTAAAGGGCTGCGGCCTGCATTGCCTCTGGTGCCACAATCCCGAAAGCATCGATCCCGGCCCCGAGCTCATGCACTGGCCGGCCCGCTGCGTCCGCTGCTACTCGTGCCTGCGGGCCTGCCCGGCCGGCGCGGTCTCCAAGGACGCCGCGGGGGCGGTCGTCATCGACCGCTCGAGGTGCGACGCTTGCGGCCGCTGCGCCGAGGCCTGTCTCTATGACGCCATGCAGATCGTCGGCCGCGGGATGAGCGTCGGGGAGGTCATGGCCGAGGTCGAGAAGGACCGCATCTTCTTCGAGCAGTCGGGCGGCGGCGTCACGCTGTCCGGCGGCGATCCGCTCGTCCAGGCCGGGTTCGCCGGCGCCATCCTCGACGCCTGCCGCGAGCACGGCTATCACACGGCCCTGGACACGGCCGGCCTCGCGCCGGCCGCCCCGTTCGAGCGCCTGGTCCGCCGCGCCGACCTCGTCCTCTACGACCTCAAGGCCGTCGACGAGGCGCTTCACCGGGAATACGCCGGCGTCTCGAACGCCGTCATCCTCGACAACCTCCGGCGCCTGGCCGCGGCCGGGCCCGAGGTCTGGATCCGCATCCCGCTCATCGCCGGCGTCAACGACGGCGAGGACAATATCCGCCGGACGATCGACCTGGTCCGGTCGCTCGGAACGATCCGGCGGATCGCTCTCCTGCCTTACCATGCCGGCGGCCTCGACAAGGCCGGCCGCATCGGCCAGGCATCCCATTTCCGGAAATTCGAGGCCCCGTCCGAAGAACGCCTGGCCGCGATCGAGGCCGCGTTCCGCGGGGCGGGCTTCGATGTCCGGCGCGGAGGATAG
- a CDS encoding GWxTD domain-containing protein: MRTKLAASLCAAVVLSVTLVLAAPAAAGQKAAKPKLPENYKKWLDDEVVDIVAPMEREVFLKLQSDRERDLFIEAFWKQRDSNPDTPENEAKTEHYRRLAYADRYYGRDAPRPGRKTDRGRIYIILGEPRDIQRFEGKSQTYDTEVWFYQGLTNLGLPAGFNVVFYRENGHGEYRLYSPIAAGPQALIAGWTGGPDYETAYERLKEIEPELATVSMNLVPGENDSVYGRPSMSSDLLLQRIETTPVRTVEAKYARKFLEYKDLVEVEYTANYLDSDSLIKVFLDPAGFYFVHYTVEPRRLSVNQYDETFSTTLKVNGRITTGDGRLVHQFDKTVALKLTAEEMKSASRMPFDFQDLFPLVAGDYNVSVLIKNESSKEFTSIEQALRIPAAGPSVALTQPVLGYRALKLDPAAARKMKAFRLGQYQIYVQPNRVFAKQDTLAVAFQVNNASEALRASGEVRIEFLKDGQPFRDIRHKNADYPDPNNILEQVALTDFPPAHYTVRVSFLNGGTELVSASEEFDLSFAESIPRPWFSSRVLPDTSDPAYQVMMGSQLFNLGRFPEARAFLARALDRDPGSEETAGSLARACLALGDAAEAARTLAAFVDPQKSPKYETLVLAAEAHKRLKDLEPAIALLDRAIGHFGVNAALINSIGECYEGLGKSQEALAAYEKSLQLSPDQPEIKKRMEALKKKAPR; this comes from the coding sequence ATGCGAACGAAGCTCGCCGCGTCCCTGTGCGCGGCCGTCGTCCTGTCCGTGACCCTGGTCCTGGCCGCCCCGGCGGCCGCCGGCCAGAAGGCGGCCAAGCCGAAGCTGCCCGAGAACTATAAAAAGTGGCTCGACGACGAGGTCGTCGACATCGTCGCGCCGATGGAGCGGGAGGTCTTCCTGAAGCTCCAGTCGGACCGGGAGCGGGACCTCTTCATCGAGGCCTTCTGGAAACAGCGCGATTCCAACCCTGACACCCCGGAGAACGAGGCCAAGACCGAACATTACCGCCGTCTGGCCTACGCCGACCGCTATTACGGGCGCGACGCGCCCCGGCCGGGCCGGAAGACGGATCGCGGCCGCATCTACATCATCCTTGGCGAGCCCCGCGACATCCAGCGGTTCGAGGGCAAGTCCCAGACCTACGACACCGAGGTCTGGTTCTACCAGGGGCTGACGAACCTAGGGCTGCCGGCCGGCTTCAATGTCGTCTTCTACCGGGAGAACGGGCACGGGGAATACCGGCTGTACAGCCCGATCGCCGCCGGGCCCCAGGCCCTGATCGCCGGCTGGACCGGCGGGCCGGACTACGAGACGGCCTACGAGAGGCTCAAGGAGATCGAGCCGGAACTGGCCACGGTCTCGATGAACCTCGTGCCCGGCGAGAACGACAGCGTCTACGGCCGGCCGTCGATGTCCTCCGACCTGCTGCTGCAGCGCATCGAGACCACCCCGGTCCGCACCGTCGAGGCGAAATACGCCCGCAAGTTCCTGGAATACAAGGACCTGGTCGAGGTCGAATACACCGCCAACTACCTCGACAGCGACAGCCTGATCAAGGTCTTCCTCGATCCCGCCGGCTTCTATTTCGTCCATTACACCGTCGAGCCGCGGCGGCTCTCGGTCAACCAGTACGACGAGACGTTCTCCACGACCCTGAAGGTCAACGGCCGGATCACGACCGGCGACGGCCGGCTCGTCCACCAGTTCGACAAGACCGTCGCACTCAAGCTGACCGCGGAGGAGATGAAGTCGGCGAGCCGCATGCCCTTCGATTTCCAGGACCTGTTCCCGCTCGTGGCCGGCGACTACAACGTCTCCGTTCTCATCAAGAACGAATCCTCCAAGGAATTCACCTCGATCGAACAGGCCCTGCGCATCCCCGCGGCCGGCCCGTCGGTCGCCCTGACCCAGCCGGTCCTCGGCTACCGGGCGCTCAAGCTCGATCCGGCCGCGGCCCGCAAGATGAAGGCCTTCCGCCTCGGCCAGTACCAGATCTACGTCCAGCCCAATCGGGTCTTCGCCAAGCAGGATACGCTGGCCGTGGCTTTCCAGGTCAACAACGCCTCCGAGGCCCTCCGGGCCAGCGGGGAGGTCCGCATCGAGTTCCTCAAGGACGGCCAGCCGTTCCGGGACATCCGCCACAAGAACGCGGACTACCCCGATCCGAACAACATCCTCGAGCAGGTGGCCCTGACCGACTTCCCGCCCGCGCACTACACGGTCCGGGTCTCCTTCCTCAACGGGGGGACCGAGCTCGTCTCGGCGTCGGAGGAGTTCGATCTGAGCTTCGCCGAGAGCATCCCCCGGCCCTGGTTCTCGTCGCGGGTGCTGCCGGACACGAGCGACCCGGCCTACCAGGTCATGATGGGCTCCCAGCTCTTCAACCTCGGGCGCTTCCCGGAGGCGCGCGCCTTCCTGGCGCGGGCCCTGGACCGCGATCCGGGATCGGAGGAGACCGCCGGCAGCCTGGCCCGGGCCTGCCTCGCCCTCGGGGATGCCGCCGAGGCGGCGCGGACCCTGGCCGCGTTCGTCGACCCCCAGAAGTCGCCGAAGTACGAGACGCTCGTCCTGGCCGCCGAGGCCCATAAGCGCCTGAAGGATCTCGAGCCGGCCATCGCGCTGCTCGACCGGGCCATCGGCCACTTCGGCGTCAACGCCGCGCTCATCAACTCGATCGGGGAGTGCTACGAAGGGCTGGGCAAGTCCCAGGAGGCCCTGGCCGCCTACGAGAAATCGCTCCAGCTCAGCCCGGACCAGCCGGAGATCAAGAAGAGGATGGAGGCGCTGAAGAAGAAGGCCCCGCGCTAG
- a CDS encoding sugar porter family MFS transporter has translation MQERPSYDMRYVRTVTLVSAMGGLLFGYDWVVIGGAKPFYEKFFGLTTPAQIGWAMSSALVGCLVGALVAGGLSDRFGRKRLLILAGLLFAVTGVLTALAPTFAFFVANRLLGGVAIGLASNLSPLYIAEISPAEMRGRLVSVNQLTIVIGILAAQVANWLIARPVPAGATAAEILASWNGRTGWRWMFGVEAAPAFLFFALMFIVPESPRWLVKNGRAAEAEKVLARVGGPGFAAGALGEIRSTLAAGEIGRVRFRDLLEPGLARVLLIGVVLAVYQQWCGINVIFNYAQEIFTAAGYGVSDVLFNIVITGAVNLIFTLVAIRLVDRLGRKPLMLAGSAGLAVVFGLIGASYAAHSRGLHILLLVLFALALYAVSLAPVTWVLLAEIFPNRIRGAAMSVSTFALWSACFVLTYTFPHLNKGLGPAGTFWIYAGISVLGYLFIRSRVRETKGRTLEQIERELVDR, from the coding sequence ATGCAGGAACGTCCCTCCTATGATATGCGCTATGTCCGGACGGTGACCCTGGTCTCGGCCATGGGCGGCCTGCTGTTCGGCTACGATTGGGTGGTCATCGGCGGGGCCAAGCCGTTCTACGAGAAGTTCTTCGGCCTGACCACGCCGGCCCAGATCGGCTGGGCCATGTCGAGCGCCCTCGTCGGCTGCCTCGTCGGCGCCCTCGTCGCGGGCGGCCTGAGCGACCGTTTCGGCCGCAAGAGGCTCCTCATCCTGGCGGGTCTGCTCTTCGCGGTCACCGGGGTCCTGACCGCGCTGGCCCCGACCTTCGCGTTCTTCGTCGCCAACCGCCTGCTCGGCGGCGTGGCCATCGGCCTGGCCTCCAACCTCTCCCCGCTGTACATCGCCGAGATCTCGCCCGCGGAGATGCGCGGGCGGCTTGTGTCCGTCAACCAGCTGACCATCGTCATCGGCATCCTGGCCGCCCAGGTCGCGAATTGGCTCATCGCCAGGCCGGTCCCGGCCGGCGCGACCGCCGCCGAGATCCTGGCCTCGTGGAACGGCCGGACCGGCTGGCGCTGGATGTTCGGGGTCGAGGCCGCGCCGGCCTTCCTCTTCTTCGCCCTCATGTTCATCGTCCCGGAGAGCCCCCGCTGGCTGGTCAAGAACGGCCGGGCCGCCGAGGCCGAAAAGGTCCTGGCCCGGGTCGGCGGTCCGGGCTTCGCCGCCGGAGCTTTGGGCGAGATCCGGTCGACGCTCGCGGCCGGCGAGATCGGCCGGGTCCGCTTCCGCGACCTGCTCGAGCCCGGCCTGGCCCGGGTCCTCCTCATCGGCGTCGTCCTGGCCGTCTACCAGCAGTGGTGCGGCATCAACGTCATCTTCAACTACGCCCAGGAGATCTTCACCGCGGCCGGCTACGGCGTCAGCGACGTACTCTTCAACATCGTCATCACCGGCGCCGTCAACCTGATCTTCACCCTGGTCGCCATCCGCCTGGTCGACCGGCTGGGCCGCAAGCCGCTGATGCTGGCCGGGTCGGCCGGCCTGGCGGTCGTCTTCGGGCTTATCGGCGCGAGCTACGCGGCCCACAGCCGGGGCCTGCACATCCTCCTTTTGGTTCTCTTCGCCCTGGCCCTCTACGCGGTCTCCCTGGCGCCCGTGACCTGGGTGCTGCTCGCCGAGATCTTTCCCAACCGCATCCGCGGCGCGGCCATGTCGGTCTCGACCTTCGCCCTGTGGTCGGCCTGTTTCGTCCTGACCTACACCTTCCCCCACCTCAACAAGGGGCTCGGCCCGGCCGGGACGTTCTGGATCTATGCGGGGATCAGCGTCCTGGGGTATCTTTTCATCCGGTCCCGCGTCCGCGAGACCAAGGGCCGGACGCTCGAGCAGATCGAGCGCGAGCTCGTGGACCGCTAG